Proteins encoded in a region of the Methylobacterium radiotolerans JCM 2831 genome:
- a CDS encoding porin: MRGRLRSCAALAAILTCAGPVAALDLRDLPAIPGPVPCPSKGQGFVRLPGSDSCIRVSGRVVAGADLAAGRGVAAAPAVAGRIAVDNRADTDLGEVRTYVRIGAGRRPGGP; the protein is encoded by the coding sequence ATGCGCGGCCGGCTCCGGAGCTGCGCCGCCCTCGCGGCGATCCTGACCTGCGCGGGACCGGTCGCGGCCCTCGACCTGCGGGATCTGCCGGCGATCCCGGGGCCGGTGCCGTGCCCGTCCAAGGGCCAGGGCTTCGTGCGCCTGCCGGGGAGCGACAGCTGCATCCGCGTCTCGGGCCGCGTCGTCGCGGGGGCGGATCTCGCGGCGGGCCGCGGCGTCGCGGCGGCGCCGGCCGTCGCCGGACGCATCGCGGTCGACAACCGCGCCGACACCGATCTCGGCGAGGTGCGCACCTACGTCCGGATCGGCGCCGGTCGCCGACCGGGCGGGCCCTAG